Proteins from one Juglans microcarpa x Juglans regia isolate MS1-56 chromosome 1S, Jm3101_v1.0, whole genome shotgun sequence genomic window:
- the LOC121246139 gene encoding 40S ribosomal protein S12-like, producing MSGEEATAAVETPAPVLGETMDIMTALQLVLRKSRAHGGLARGLHEGAKVIEKHAAQLCVLAEDCDQPDYVKLVKALCADHNVNLMTVPSAKSLGEWAGLCKIDSEGKARKVVGCSCVVVKDFGEDHEALHIIREHVKSH from the exons ATGTCGGG TGAAGAGGCTACTGCTGCGGTTGAGACACCTGCCCCTGTTCTTGGGGAGACTATGGATATCATGACAGCCTTGCAACTCGTGCTGAGAAAATCGCGTGCTCATGGTGGGCTTGCTCGTGGCCTTCATGAAGGTGCAAAAGTGATTGAGAAGCATGCCGCCCAGCTTTGTGTACTGGCAGAGGACTGTGACCAGCCAGATTATGTTAAACTGGTTAAAGCTCTTTGTGCTGACCACAATGTAAACTTGATGACAGTTCCTAGTGCAAAGTCACTAGGCGAGTGGGCTGGT TTGTGCAAGATTGATTCAGAGGGCAAAGCCAGAAAGGTTGTTGGTTGCTCCTGTGTTGTTGTGAAG GATTTTGGCGAGGATCATGAAGCTCTTCATATTATTAGGGAGCATGTCAAGTCTCACTGA
- the LOC121246155 gene encoding LOW QUALITY PROTEIN: uncharacterized protein LOC121246155 (The sequence of the model RefSeq protein was modified relative to this genomic sequence to represent the inferred CDS: inserted 1 base in 1 codon), which translates to MSFLGCELKMTSSEGELEEQLKETGNKLLNPPSSIDELLNLLDRVESLLANVEQAPSESMKDALLPSMKALIANELLTHSEMDVKVSVASCLTEITRITAPDAPYNDDQMKEIFHLTVAAFEQLPHMSSRYYTKAVSILETVAKVRSCLVMLDLECDSLVVEMFQNFLKGLRSNQPHTVFSAMEMIMTLVIDESEEISSDLLIPLLASVKKENETASPIEWELXERIITNCAVKLEHCLKEAVQSMGIALDEYSQTVASICQSGSVPLEHEHVNGYGEHSADDKLEESTDSDLPPKTDPNEPPQVTEGLAPDTVCGTKVGQPVDGTLKSAMSNGIRNDETLKNEKTSKSLQSRVLAKHSKSIGARSNAEPGSLGSTKAAKSEIERVSVPKKRGRKPNSLMNPEEGYDHTWISPGRKATITHRRKSHDGGVDDTPSENPDSSMANLSLENVTEPSAFKAKTNEIVVPAAPSPEHGLPDSSLRKRGRPKKKGNTVNQDADPDSLSRSKGRFLKAHVGEKALQSADLSMKKESEVLSNCNAKAQGRSRKIRIATTPKEETAVAPGYVVSEKEADVPCVPEEKPPCPSTMNVDGMNDKSLIQLVIKKRKRGDVPSKKDISETSRSKMISKSATKSTNRDDSYLEETSKSKLKRMRTTGKKEVQSSEKSDLDEHLVGSRIKVWWPLDKMFYDGVVNSYDPVKKKHQVLYADGDEEVLNLKKECWELVGDNVLPVGQETNAQEPCASSDLLQKRRGKAKSKSAKREIVDSSSKRSGALGGRSEVVERTESGGNSADNLEPDKPIVVSESVNDPSMAEDGLKDDDHIKSTGKLRIERLKTGTNLMQNMPKATALPKGFL; encoded by the exons ATGAGCTTTCTGGGCTGTGAGCTGAAAATGACTTCCTCTGAGGGAGAACTTGAGGAGCAGCTTAAGGAGACTGGGAATAAGCTCCTTAACCCTCCTTCCTCCATTGATGAGCTCCTCAATCTTCTGGAT AGAGTTGAGAGTTTGTTAGCAAATGTGGAACAAGCGCCATCAGAATCAATGAAAGATGCACTTTTACCCTCGATGAAGGCACTGATCGCTAATGAACTTTTGACACATTCTGAAATGGACGTGAAGGTTTCAGTTGCATCTTGCCTTACTGAGATTACAAGGATAACAGCTCCGGATGCCCCTTACAATGATGATCAAATGAAG GAAATTTTTCATCTAACTGTAGCAGCATTTGAACAATTGCCTCACATGTCTAGTCGCTATTATACAAAGGCGGTTTCAATTCTTGAAACCGTTGCAAAGGTCAGGTCATGCTTGGTGATGCTAGACCTTGAGTGCGATTCATTGGTAGTTGAAatgtttcaaaatttcttaaaagGTCTCAG GTCCAACCAACCACACACTGTATTTTCAGCCATGGAAATGATTATGACCTTGGTCATAGATGAAAGTGAAGAAATTTCCTCAGATCTTCTCATTCCTCTTCTAGCTAgtgtaaaaaaggaaaatgag ACTGCTTCGCCTATTGAGTGGGAAC GGGAGAGAATTATTACTAATTGTGCTGTTAAGCTTGAACATTGTCTCAAGGAAGCAGTTCAATCTATGGGCATTGCTTTGGATGAATATTCTCAAACAGTTGCTTCTATATGTCAAAGTGGTTCTGTTCCCCTTGAACATGAACATGTCAATGGCTATGGGGAGCATTCG GCTGATGATAAGTTAGAAGAAAGCACAGATTCTGATCTGCCACCAAAGACAGATCCAAATGAGCCACCCCAG GTGACTGAGGGTCTTGCTCCAGATACTGTTTGTGGCACCAAAGTTGGCCAACCTGTGGATGGTACTTTGAAATCAGCAATGAGTAATGGCATTAGGAATGATGAAACTTTAAAAAAcgaaaaaacttcaaaatcatTACAGAGTCGTGTTCTTGCTAAACATTCCAAAAGCATTGGTGCAAGAAGCAATGCTGAGCCTGGCAGCTTAGGCTCTACAAAGGCAGCCAAGTCAGAAATTGAGCGAGTCTCTGTTCCAAAGAAAAGGGGTAGGAAACCTAATTCCTTAATGAATCCTGAGGAAGGCTATGATCATACTTGGATTTCTCCTGGAAGAAAAGCTACGATCACGCATCGCAGAAAATCTCATGATGGGGGAGTTGATGATACACCTTCTGAAAACCCAGATTCCTCAATGGCCAATTTATCCCTTGAGAATGTGACTGAACCATCAGCTTTCAAAGCTAAAACTAACGAGATCGTAGTTCCTGCTGCTCCATCCCCAGAGCATGGCCTTCCTGATTCAAGCCTTCGTAAAAGGGGCCGGCCAAAGAAAAAAGGGAACACAGTGAATCAAGATGCCGATCCTGATTCCCTTTCTAGGTCAAAGGGAAGGTTTTTGAAAGCTCATGTTGGGGAGAAAGCTCTGCAATCTGCAGATCTGAGTATGAAAAAGGAATCTGAAGTTTTGAGTAACTGTAACGCAAAAGCACAGGGACGCTCAAGAAAGATTAGAATTGCTACAACGCCCAAAGAAGAGACAGCGGTAGCTCCTGGATATGTAGTGTCAGAAAAGGAAGCTGATGTCCCTTGTGTTCCTGAGGAAAAACCTCCGTGTCCATCAACTATGAATGTAGATGGAATGAATGATAAGTCCTTAATCCAACTGGTTATCAAGAAAAGGAAGAGGGGTGATGTGCCTTCAAAAAAGGATATTTCTGAAACATCCCGCAGTAAG ATGATTTCAAAGTCTGCAACTAAGTCAACCAATAGAGATGACAGTTACTTGGAAGAAACCTCTAAATCTAAACTCAAGAGGATGCGTACCACCGGAAAGAAAGAGGTACAA TCTTCTGAAAAGTCTGACCTTGATGAGCACTTAGTCGGTAGCAGAATAAAAGTTTGGTGGCCATTGGACAAGAT GTTTTATGATGGCGTTGTAAATTCTTATGACCCTGTTAAAAAGAAGCACCAG GTTTTATATGCTGACGGTGATGAAGAAGTCTTAAATCTCAAAAAGGAATGCTGGGAACTGGTTGGAGATAATGTTTTGCCTGTT GGTCAAGAGACTAATGCTCAAGAACCATGTGCTTCATCTGATCT ACTGCAAAAGAGGAGGGGGAAAGCAAAGTCAAAGTCAGCCAAACGAGAAATAGTTGATTCTTCTTCGAAAAG GAGTGGAGCTTTGGGTGGCAGATCTGAAGTCGTCGAACGAACAGAATCTGGTGGTAATTCTGCAGATAATCTTGAGCCCGACAAACCTATTGTTGTTTCCGAGTCTGTGAATGACCCTTCTATGGCAGAAGATGGGTTGAAAGATGATGACCATATAAAGTCTACTGGAAAATTGAGGATTGAGAGGCTAAAGACTGGTACCAACTTAATGCAGAACATGCCTAAGGCTACGGCCTTGCCCAAGGGATTCCTTTAA